Part of the Clostridium sporogenes genome, GCTTTTTGGGCTTCATTTTCATGTTTAGGTTCTATAGCTATATCACCTAAAGAAACTATACCTACTATATTTTCGTTATCTTCTACAGGTAATCTTCTTATTTGTCTTTCACTCATTATCCTAGCTGCATCATGTATATCCATATCTTTATTAGCTATTACAGGATTAGATGTCATAATATCTCCAACTTTAATATTATTATCTGATCCATTTGCTACGGATCTTAAAGCTATATCCCTATCTGTAATAACTCCAACCACTTTATTATTTTCACAAATAGGTACAGATCCAACATTATGTTCACTCATAAGTTGAGCTGCCTTTTCTACAGAATCATTTCTATTCACTGTTGCTACATTTTGGGTCATAACGTCCATAACTTTCATACTAACACCTCCAAACATAGTTTATCCACGTACCTATTTTTTATTTAAGAATTATTATAAATTTCTTAATTAATTATTATTTTTCCTTTTTAATGTTATTTATAGCTTATATATATTTGCAAAATGTTGTATAATATTATATATTTCAAGTAATAGGAATTATATTTTTTTAGGAGTGATAATATAATGGCAAAAATAGCAAAGAGTGCCGTACCAAATGCTTTTACTTTAGGGAATTTAGGTTGTGGAGTTATGTCTTTAATGATGACATTTCAACAAAACTATAAATGGGCTGCTTTATTTATACTAATTGCAGGTTTAATGGATAGATATGATGGAAGAGTTGCTAGGTTTTTAAAGGTTGATAGTGCTATTGGTAAAGAATTAGATTCTTTAGCTGATTTAGTTTCTTTTGGTGTAGCACCTTCTATTTTAACCTTTCACATTTATAACTTTAGCAATTTAGGAATACTTGGTTATTTATTGGTATTAATGTTCCCTATAGCTGGAGCATACAGACTTGCTAGATATAATATTACTGAATTTGATGGTTCTTTTTCTGGTATACCAATAACCTTAGCTGGTATGTTTATGGCTCTATATTGTTTAATTAGCTTAAATAGAATTGGAGCTTCAAGTTTAACTGTAATTTTAATCATAACATTATCTTATCTTATGGTTAGTAATGTAAAATTAAAAAAATTCTAAAAAAATCGTGGTTTTCCACGATTTTTTTATTATTAATAACTTAAGTACATTAAAATCTATGTTTTTCATATTAAATCTCTTTTATACTTTTTAAATATTCGCCATCTAATTCATCTACACTTGAATCCAAATCTATATTTACTGTCAAATTATCGTAACTTTCTTTATTAAAATTATATAAATCCTCTTCTAGCAATTCTAAAAAATATTCATCTGGATAAAACAACTCCATTTTTTTCACCTCTTTGAATTATTTGTAATTTCCATAGTATATTTTTTAAATATCTTTGTTCATATTCATTTTATTCTTACCTCATAAAGTTGTTACTAAACAATATTAAGGAAAGTGCGCCGCACTTTCCTTAATATTCGTAAAAACAACTTCCACCTATAAATTCTCTTAATATAGAATTACCTGGAACTAAGTTCATGTCAACTTCTTTAAAGAAGTTTAAGAAACTTTTTAACCTAGTTGCTTCATAATGAACAGTACTGTTTTTATCTATTTTGTTAAGTTCTGCAAGAGCATATTTTTTTAATATGCAAAGTTCATAAACTATTGTGGAATTAAACATTACATCTGCATTTTCTTGGAATACAAATATATTTCTGTCTTCACCCCTCTTTATAGATGGCCACATTTTTAAGGTTTCTTCTCCTTTATAACCTCTTGATAAATAATCTCTAACTAGTCTTCTTATTATCCTTACATCTGTTGTAGATACTCTGTTATGATTATCTATATTTAATTGAGTTAATGCACTTATATATATTTTAAATTTATTTTTATCCGGTATTTCTCTTGTTAATATTGGATTTAATCCATGTATTCCTTCCACAATGAGTATCCCATTTTTAGGAAGTTTTATCTTTTTACCATCATATTCCCTTTTACCTTTTTTAAAATTGAAAGTAGGTATTTGTACCTCTTCTCCGTTTAATATATGTTTTAAATCTTCATTAAATAAATCTATATCTAGAGCATCAATGGATTCAAAATCATAATCTCCATTTTCATCTTTTGGAGTATCCTCTCTGTTAACAAAATAATTATCTAACGAAATAGGCACAGGAATCAAAGCGTTAACTCTTAATTGAATTCCTAATCTATTAGCAAAGGTAGTTTTCCCTGATGATGAAGGTCCTGATATTAATACCATTTTTATGTTCTCTTTATCATATATCATATCTGCTATGTTTGCTATTTTCTTTTCATGCAGGGCCTCTGATACTCTTATTATATCTTTTATTTCGCCATATACAACTTTATCGTTTAGTGCCCCTACATCCCCTACATCTAAAATTTTAGCCCATTTTTCTGTTTCCCTAAATATTTTTGTAAGCTTTTTATATTCAACAAACTCTGGTATATTAAATGGATCTTTTTCTCTAGGGTATCTTAATATAAAACCTGGATCATAATACATAATATCAAAATTTTTAATTGCCCCTGTTGAATATGCCATAGGTCCATAAAAATAATCGTATCTTCCATCTAATTCATATAGCTTCACTTCTTCATGTGGAATATGACTTAAAAGCCTAACTTTATCTTTCATCCCATATTCTTTAAATATTTCTATAGCTTTTTCTCTTTTAACTGAAATTTTTTTTATCTTTATGTCTTTACTTATTATTTCATTCATTTTATTTTTAATCTTTAATATATCATTTTCATTTAGTGATAGCTTCTTATGAATTTCACCATATAGTCCTTTGCCTAAAGAATGCTCTATAACAACAGTAGATTCAGGATATAAATCTAAAACTGCCTTTATAAATATAAACTGCAAAGTTCTAACATAAGTTTTTAATCCCATTTCATCTGTTATATCTACAGGAATGAATGCTCCCTCTTTTTTCACTGTGGAAGTTAGTTCATAATATTCTTCATCTATTTTTCCTAAAACAATAGGTATATTATCTTCTAATTTATTTTCTTTTACTACATCATATAAGGTTTTATCCTCAGATACCAGAATATCACTACCATTAGGCATATATAACTTTAATTCCTCCATTTTATTCATCTCCTTATCTTAGGCTGTAATATTATTATAATTCATTTATTATATTTTGTTACCTATATTTATTCATATTTTTATTTAAATTTGCCACAATATGATTATAAGGAGGTTTGCATATGTTTATAGTCTTAATTAGAACTATAATTTTATATCTTTTGGTTATATTATCTATGAGACTAATGGGGAAAAAACAAATAGGTGAATTAGAGCCTTTTGAGTTAGCTATAACCATAATGATATCAGAATTAGCATCACTACCCATGCAAGATTCTCGTATACCCTTATTACATGGAATAGTTCCCATACTAACTCTATTAATAGTTCAGACTATGCTTTCTATTGTACAGCTTAAAAGTGAGAAACTAAGAAGTATAATTACTGGAGAACCTAGTTTATTAATAGAAAATGGTAAAATCAACTTTAAAGAATTAAAAAACCAAAGATTTAGCATCAACGATATGATGGAAGAACTAAGACTTCAAGGATATTATGATCTACAAAGCGTAGAATATGCCATATTAGAAACTAGTGGTCAATTATCTATAATTCCTAAAACAGAAGAATCACCTGTCACTAAAAAAGATTTATCCCTGCAAACTACTCAAGAAAGATTGCCTGTAACATTAATATTAGATGGAAAAATTAACAGAAAAAATTTAAAATTAATAAAAAAGGATGAACGATGGTTAAAAAATAAGTTGGAAAAATATAATATTAGTTGTTATGATGAATTATTAATAGCTGTTTTAAATTCTAAGGGTAATTTATATTATCAAAAAAAATAAGATTATAAGTAGGTGATATTATCAAAAGAAGTATAACATCATTTATATTATTTTTAATTCTAATTTTTACTCTTGTTAATTATTCATCTAAATTAAATACTACTTGTAAAAGCTTCATGAATCAATGCAATGAATTAGAAGAATTAGTCTCTTCTCAATCCTGGGAAAAAGCATATGGTAAATCCTTAGAATTATTTAATGACTGGCAAGACAACAATTTTGTTATTTCTATGGTTATAAATCATTCAGAAATAGATAATATAAATATTGAATTATGGAAACTTACCCAATATGTAAAATGTGAGAGTGAAGATGAATCATTAGCTTCTATCCATGCAGTTAAATTTTTATTAGAGCATATTATGCAAATGGAAAAAATAAACATAAAAAATATAGTATAATATTAATTGATTTTTATATATAAGAGTATACTAATATTATATATATTACTCACAATTCATTTGTTACACTTTTAAAAAATATATAAATGAATTATAATTAAATTGTGGAAAATATCTAATTAATAATTTATAATATAATTATAGTTAATAAATAAAAGTCCCATAGGGACTTAATGCGTCCCTATAAATTTGTTTTAAATTTATTTTTGGAAGGTGGAATTTTAAATGGCATTAGTAACAACTAAAGAGATGTTTAAAAAAGCTTATGAAGGTAAGTATGCTATAGGAGCATTCAACATTAATAATATGGAAATATTACAAGGAGTTGTAAATGCTGCTAAAGCTGCAAACTCAGCTGTTATACTACAAGTATCTGCAGGTGCTTTAAAATATGCTGGTCCTAAATACTTAAAAGCAATGGTAGATGCAGCTATAGCTGATACTGGAATAGATGTAGCTCTACATTTAGATCATGGTGCAAGCTTAGATGTTGTAAAATTAGCTATAGAAAGCGGATTTACTTCTGTAATGTTTGATGGTTCTCATTATGATTACGAAGAAAATGTAGCTAAAACTAAAGAAGTTGTAGAATATGCTCACTCCCATGGTGTTGTAGTTGAAGCTGAATTAGGAGTACTAGCAGGAGTAGAAGATGATGTACAAAGTGATGTACATATCTACACTGATCCAGAACAAGCAGTAGACTTCGTAAATAGAACAGGTGTTGATTCTTTAGCAATAGCTATAGGAACAAGTCATGGTGCTTACAAATTTGCTGGAGAAGCACAATTAAGATTTGATATATTAGAAGAAATCCAATCAAAATTACCTGAATATCCAATAGTTCTTCACGGAGCATCTTCTGTAGATCCAGAATCTGTTGATACTTGTAACAAATACGGTGGAGAAATAAAAGGAGCTAAGGGAGTTCCAGCTGATATGCTTAGAAAAGCATCTTCTATGGCAGTATGTAAAATAAACATGGATACAGATTTAAGATTAGCTATGACAGCTGGTATAAGAAAAGTTCTTTCTGAAGATCCCAAACAATTTGACCCAAGAAAATACTTAGGTGAAGGTAGAGCAAGAATAGAAAAAATCGTTGAAGATAAAATAAAAGATGTTTTAGGTTCAACTGATTCTTTAAAATAAATAAAATAATTATCAAGTTATATTAGTAATTATTATAATAGTAGATAGATCTGTATTAAAAACAAATCTATCTACTATCTTTCTATTATTAATTCGCGTCTTTTAAGTAATTATTATATAAATTTAATAAAAATATTTTTTATTTTTAAATCATAAATGTCTACTTTTGCATATAATTATAAACATTTTTAATCATGATATTTACAGACCCATCCCCTACTCTTTTTACTTCAAACCTTGACTCATCATGATAAGATTCTTCATCTATATACAAATCAATATCCTTATCTATCTTTACTCTTATTCTTTTAAATTTTTTATCTACCCATTCTTTGTCTACGGATATTTTATCTTTTACTCCTTGCTTAGAAATAAAACCTTCATAATTTAATTTAATATCAGGATTTTCTCCGAATATATCATTAGAAACTTCTTTTACATCTATAGTATCTTCTTCTTTTAATAACTTATTTACTGTTCTTATTATTTTTTCTGAGGTATCTGCGTTTTCATTTAGGTTAGATTTAGCCCACTTTTCTGTGGCTTTCACAAAATTTTTTGTAACATCTCTTTCATTCTCTACTATCTTACAACCTAAATATTTACTTATAAAATAGTTTGAACCATATTCTTCACTATCTTTAGATTTTTTCTGTTTATCTATAACCATTAAATTAAATTCTTGCTCTTCTCTTATAGGTTTTATGAATGCACATTTTTGTATCTTTTGGGCACTTGCAGGTAATCCTGTAAATTCTGGAACTATATCTATACCTATCTTATCTTCCACCATATCCACTACATGGATATAATTTTTAACATAATCCATTTTTAATATGGCTAACATTGGTCCATATTCTGTGGATATAGAAACTATCATCAAATCACAGGAGGATATATTATCATTACCCTTCATTAATATAAAAAGTTGTCTAGCCAGCTCTTTAGAAACATCTAACAAATCATTTTGACCATTTAAATATTCCTGTGAAAGCTCTTTTACTATATTTCTTTCCTCATTAAATATAGCATATTTCAATTCTTCATCCTTTAAACATCTATCTACATGTTTTAATATAAATTTATATATTTCATCATCCAATCTTAATTTATATTCATTTAATATAGGTTCCTCACTATTGTTATCTAATATATGTATTATAGCCTCATTAATATTTACTTCCTTTATATATTCCAAAAATAACACTCCTTATTTACATTATTTAACATATACATTATATTTCAAACTCTAAATAAATTCAAAATTCTATAACAAATATATTAACATAAAAGCTTTATTCTTTCCAAAGCTCATTTTTATATAATAAATTAAAAATATTTTACTAAAATCCAACAAAATTTAATTTACTACAATTTTTAATATAAAATTAAGATACTCCTAAATTGTTTTTATAACTATTATGGTACAATATATAATATAAACTTAATAACATCATTTAATTATCCCCATTAGGAGTGATTTTATTGAAAGAAATAGAAACTAGAATAATAAAAATAAATGTGGAAGAAATTAGAAAAAAATTATTGAGTTTAGGTGCAGTAAAAGTTAAAGAGGAAAATCAAATTAATAATATTTATGATTTTTCTGATAAAAAACTATTAAAAAACAAAGGCTATGCAAGAATTAGATATATAAAAGATGTTATTAAAAATGAAGAACATTATTATATGACTGTGAAAAAACTTATAAGTCAAGAAAAATATAAGATTATGGAAGAAAATGAAACTGAAATATTAGATTCTAAAGAAGGTGAAAATATTTTTAAGGCCTTAGGATTACAATTAATAGAGTCTATATCGAAATTTAGGGAAAGCTATAAATATAAAGAAACCCTAGTAGAAATAGATATTAATGATAAAAGTTTTTGTCCTTTCCCTTATATAGAACTAGAATCCAATAATGAAGAAGAATTAAAAAAATTAGTAGAATTATTGGGTTATTCTATGAATGATACTACTTCAAAAACTATATATGAAATATTAAAAGAAGAAAAGGTAAAATAATTTATGTTTGGATACGTTACTCCCTGCAAAATGGAGCTCAAAATAAAGGAATATGAAAAATTTAGAGCTTATTATTGTGGACTATGTAAAACTATAAAAAAAGATTATGGTGAATTGCCTAGAGTCACCATAAATTATGATATGACTTTTTTAGGCATATTATTAGATTCCCTGGAGGATAATAAAAATACATTTACAAAAGAACATTGCATTATTCATCCTATAAAGAAAAAAGTTATTATAACCAATAACGAAGCACTAAAATATGCAGCATTTTTTAATGTAGCTTTAAGTTATTATAAACTTTTAGATAATATAGAAGATGATAACTCTATTAAAAGTAATATATCCTCTAAATTTCTAAAAAAATACATACACAAAAATAATGATTTATATGAAAAACATATCCACACTGTGGATAATTCTTTGAAAAGTTTATATATTTGTGAAAAGGATTATGAAAATAAAAGCATTGATGAAATTTCTCATCATTTTGCCCATTTAACGGGCTATATATTATCTTCCTATAAAGATTTTTCTTTTAAAGATAGTCTTTATTGGTTAGGATATAATTTAGGGAAGTGGATTTATATAATTGATGCTTTTGATGATTTAGAAAAAGATATAAATGAAAACAAATTTAATGTTATAAATAATGTTTATAATAAAAATAATTTGAATTATAAAGAGTTTAGAGACAGCATAAAAGATAAAATAGATTTTCTACTAGTTAACTGTGCCAGTGCCTGTTTAAATAATTTTAACACTATGCCTATTGTAAAGAATAAAGGTTTATTATATAATATTTTACAATTTGGTTTAATGGAAAAAATGGAACGAGTATTAAAAGGAGTGAATACAGAAAATGAATCCCTATGAAATTTTAGGAATAAATAAAAATGCTTCTAAAGAAGAAATTCAGCAAGCTTATAGAAAACTAGCTAAAAAATATCATCCTGATCAATATGGTAATAACCCTCTTAGAGATTTAGCCGAGCAAAAAATGAGAGAAATTAATGAAGCCTATGATTATTTAATGAAAAATAATAATTCCCAAAGCTATAATTCAAATAATTATAATGGTAGCTCTAATAGTCATTCTTCTAATGACTATGCTTCTATAAGGGCTGATATAGATAGAGGAGATATATCTTCTGCGGAACAAAAATTAAATAGTATAAATGTCAGAAATGCAGAATGGTACTATCTTATGGGACGTGTAAATTATTCTAAAGGTTGGTATGATGTAGCCCATAATTATTTTAATAATGCTTATAGCTTAGATCCTTCAAATTTTGAGTATAGAGATGCATTAAACAAAATGAGCAACAATAATAATTCTTATAGAAAACCTTATTATTCTGAAAGAAGAAGTGATCCTGATATGTGTAGAATTTGTGGTACTCTTTATTGTATTGATTGTTGTTGTGAATGTTGCGGAGGAGATTTTATTAGTTGTTGCTAAAATAATTTGGGGAGATGATAGTTTATGAAAACTACCCATTTAAAATCTTCAAATATAGCTAAAGGTGGAATATTTACAGCTATAAGTTTTTTACTTATTTATTTAAGCACTATATTACCAGTAAATAAACTATCCTTATTAGCTACTGCTTCTGCTATTATTCCTATAGCTATAATAAGTACAAATGTAAAAAATGGCTTCTTAGTGTACTTATCAACATCAATTTTATGTTCCATAGTAGTTGGCATAAGTAGAATCTCTGTAATTTTTTATATAATATTTTTTGGCATATATGGAATAATTAAATATTATATAGAAAATTTCAATAGACTTTACATAGAAATAATATTAAAATTTTTATTTTTTAATATATGCTTAATAATTTTATTTTATATATATAAGTTATTTTTTCAGGGTATTCCTATAATTAATAAATACATATATATTTATTTTATTGTAGCTCAAATAGCTTTTATTGCATTTGATTATGTTTTAACTCTATTCATATTTTATATTGATAAACACTTTATTAAAAATATAAGGCTTTGATATATTGACAAAATTACTCAATTTGTTATAATAAATTTTGTTAATATAATTATTGCCCATTCGCCAAATGGTAAGGCACCTGCCTCTGGAGCAGGCATTTGTTGGTTCGAATCCAGCATGGGCAGCCAAAAGAGTTCTTTTAAAGAGCTCTTTTTTATTTTATAAAATTTCTCCTTTATAAAAAATTATATAATATTTTCAATTTTAATAGTAAAAACTTTGTTTAAAATTAATATATAATATTTTACTAATAAAATGCGCTCACTTGTGCAAAATATATATATGACTTTTAAGTGAGGTGTATAAATTGAATTATAAAATTAGAAACAAATTTATATTTTACTCTTTATTTGTAGTATTACTAACAAGTATTCTATTAATACCTCTATACAAAGCAAAAGCTTATAAAGATATTTCTCCAAAGGAGGTAAAACACATAATATCAACACCATATTCTACTGCCCTAGTAATAGATGTTAGAACCCCTAAAGAATTTAGTAATGGTCATATACCTAAAAGCTTAAATATTCCAATGGATAGTTTCAAGGATACAATGTTATCTAAAAATATAGATAAAAACACTAAAATAATTATTTATTGCAATACTGGTGTAAGAGCTAAAAATGCATCAAATTTATTAGATAAATTAGGATTTACTAATGTATATATTTTAGACCGCTTAAACTCATGGCCCTATCCTTTAGAATATTAATAAAGATATATATTTAGTAATCCCTTGACAATATATATATCATAATATACAATTGAGTATAAATTAATATTAAAGGTCTTGAACAGGAGTAGTAATATTTTTTCTATATAAAGAGAACTGTTGGATGGTGGGAAACAGTATAGGGAAATGTGAACTTGCCTGGGAGCTTGTCTATCAAAAATAGGCACGGGTAAAACCGTTATTTTTATAAGAGGAATCTATTAATTTATAGATTTAATTAGAGTGGTACCGCGGATAACCTTTCGTCTCTATTAAGAGATGATAGGTTTTTTTATTTTATATAAAAATATTCTAAACTTATTTTTATATAATTAAATAAATTTTATTATATAAATATTTAACTATTTTTAATATTTATTTGTAAATAATAATTTATAAAATAGATAGGAGGATTATTATGGGAAACTATAGTACTAAAATCGATAAGAAATGGCAAGACAAATGGGAAGAAAACTCTCTATACAAGTTTAATAATAAAAATTTAGATAAAAAATTATATGTTCTTGAAATGTTTTCTTATCCATCAGGAAGTAAATTACACGCTGGTCACTGGTTTAACTATGGTCCTGTGGACTCTTGGGCAAGATTTAAAAGAATGCAAGGATATAATGTTTTTCAACCTATGGGCTTTGATGCTTTCGGTCTTCCAGCTGAAAACTATGCAATAAAAACAGGTATACATCCAAAAGACTCCACCTTCAAAAATATTGAAACTATGGAAGCTCAATTAAGAGCTATGGGCGCTATGTTCAACTGGGAAAACGAAGTTATAACTTGTTCACCAGACTATTATAAATGGACTCAATGGGTATTTTTAAAGCTTTATGAAAAAGGTTTAGCTTATAAAAAGAAAGCACCTGTTAATTGGTGCCCAAGTTGTAATACTGTTCTTGCTAACGAACAGGTTTTAGATGGAAAATGCGAAAGATGTGATAGCAATGTTGATAAAAAAAATCTAGAACAATGGTTCTTAAAAATAACTGACTATGCTGATGAACTATTAGAAAAACTTGATGAATTAGATTGGCCTGAAAAAACTAAAGCTATGCAAAAACACTGGATTGGGAAATCTGTAGGTGCTGAAGTTACATTTAACGTAGCAGATTCAGATTTAAGCTTTAATGTATTTACTACAAGGGTAGATACTTTATTTGGAGTTACTTATGTGGTTTTAGCTCCAGAAAATGACTTAGTAGATAAACTAACTACAGCAGAAAATAAAGCTGCAGTTGAAGCATACAAAGATCAAGCTAAAAACCAATCTGATATAGAAAGACAATCTATAACTCGGGAAAAAACTGGTGTATTCTCAGGTTCCTATGCTATAAATCCTATAAACGGTAAAAAAGTACCTATATGGGTAGGAGATTATGTATTAAATACCTATGGAACAGGTTGTGTAATGGCAGTTCCTGCTCATGATGAAAGAGATTTTGCTTTTGCTACTAAATATAACCTTCCTATAGAAAGAGTTATAGAAGGTAGTGACTCTCTTCCTTATACAGAATACGGAAAAATGATCAATAGTGAAGAATTCGATGGCTTATCTGGAGATAAAGCTAAAGAAGCTGTAATTTCTAAGCTAGAATCTATGAATCTTGGTAGAAAAAAAGTAAACTATAGATTAAGGGATTGGCTTATATCAAGACAACGATATTGGGGTGCTCCTATTCCTATAATTTATTGTGAAAAGTGCGGTACAGTAGAAGTTCCTATGGCTGAGCTTCCTGTAGAATTACCATATAATGTAGAGTTCTCTCCAGATGGAAAATCACCTTTAGGTAAATGTGATGACTTTATAAATACAACTTGCCCAAAATGTGGTGGTGCAGCTAGAAGAGAAGCAGACACATTAGATACTTTTGTATGTTCTTCTTGGTATTATTTAAGATATCCAGATAATAATAACGAAAAAGAAGCTTTTGATCCTGAATTAATAAATAAAATGCTTCCAGTTGATAAATATGTTGGTGGTCCTGAACATGCTTGTATGCATCTTTTATATGCTAGATTTATAACTAAGGCTTTAAGGGATATGGGCTATCTAAACTTTGATGAACCATTTTTATCTCTTACTCATCAAGGACTAATATTAGGCCCTGATGGTTTAAAAATGAGTAAATCAAAAGGGAATACCATCTCTCCTGACGATTATATAAAGGAATTTGGTGCAGATGTATTCAGAATGTATCTAATGTTTGGATTTGATTATACAGAAGGTGGAGCTTGGAGTGACGATGGTATAAAATCCATAGGCAGATTCATAGACAGAGTGGAAAGAATACTAGAAAATGCTAGAGAAGAAATAAAAAATTCTAAAAATAATAAGTCTACCATGGATAAAGATGAAAAAGAATTGAATTATGTAAGACATCATAGCATTAAATCTATAACTGAAGATATAGATAAAATGCAATTTAATACTTCTATAGCAAGATTGATGGAATTTACAAATGCTCTATCTAAATATCTTGGTGATAATACTTTTAAAAATGCTTCATTCTTAAAAGAAAGTATAATTGACTTTATAACATTATTAGCACCTTTTGCTCCTCATTTTGCTGAAGAACAATGGGAGCTTATAGGTATGAATTCTTCTGTTTTCAATGAAAAATGGCCTAAATTTGAACCTAAGGCCCTAATAAGAGATGAAGTTGAAATAGCTATACAAGTAAATGGTAAAATAAGAGCTAAAATAAATATATCTACTATTTCATCAGAAGATGAAATAAAAGAAGCAGCATTAAATAATGAGGATATTAAAAATTCTATAGGAGATAAAGAAATAAAAAAAGTTATAGTAATAAAAAATAGATTAGTTAATATAGTTGCTAAATAATATAATAAATTAAAAAAGGCTATCTCAAAATAAAAATAGATTTAATTTTAACCCGTAAATATAGAAAATACATTCATAAGACAATTCATTTTGCTAAGAAGTTCTTAATTTGACTCCATTAAAAATTTTCTACCCAGTACAGGCGCCATCCTTGGCTTCACTACTGGCTCCTCACGTCCTGTGAGGAATTAGGTCAATTTTTAATTCCGTCAAATTAAGAACTTCTAAAGCTTATTCATATGCTTATTACATGTATTCTCTATATTTACTAAGTTAAAATTAAATCTATTTTAAGATATCCTCTTTAAACATTATTTATACATTTCTATAGTTTTTTCTGTGGATTTTAGTAGACTGTTTAATTCAAATACTTCCCCTTCTTCTATAAGTTTGTTTAATTGCGCTTGATATCTATTAGAATCTATAATCTTCCCCATAGATTGCAATGTTAAAATATTATCCATTATGTAAGATACTAAACTTGATTTTACTTCAAAAAGTTTTTGTGCATCCTTTATTTCATCTTTTATTTCCATCATTAATTTATCTAAGTTAAAAGCTGCATCTGCCGCTGATTTAAGCTTTAACTTTATATCCTTAGGTATTTGATGTTTATATTTATAATTTAATGAATGTTCTATAGTAGCCCAAAAATTCATAGCTAATGTTCTTATTTGAAGTTCTGCTAAAATCTCCTTTTGGCCTTCTGCCATACTAACAGGATATTTTATAATCATATGATAACTTCTATACCCACTATTTTTAACATTAGTTATATAATCTTTTTCATATATTATTTGCATATCTTTTCTCTGTCTTACTAATTCCACTACCTTCTCTATATCACTAGTGAATTGACACATTATTCTTATTCCTGCTATATCT contains:
- a CDS encoding nucleoside kinase; the encoded protein is MEELKLYMPNGSDILVSEDKTLYDVVKENKLEDNIPIVLGKIDEEYYELTSTVKKEGAFIPVDITDEMGLKTYVRTLQFIFIKAVLDLYPESTVVIEHSLGKGLYGEIHKKLSLNENDILKIKNKMNEIISKDIKIKKISVKREKAIEIFKEYGMKDKVRLLSHIPHEEVKLYELDGRYDYFYGPMAYSTGAIKNFDIMYYDPGFILRYPREKDPFNIPEFVEYKKLTKIFRETEKWAKILDVGDVGALNDKVVYGEIKDIIRVSEALHEKKIANIADMIYDKENIKMVLISGPSSSGKTTFANRLGIQLRVNALIPVPISLDNYFVNREDTPKDENGDYDFESIDALDIDLFNEDLKHILNGEEVQIPTFNFKKGKREYDGKKIKLPKNGILIVEGIHGLNPILTREIPDKNKFKIYISALTQLNIDNHNRVSTTDVRIIRRLVRDYLSRGYKGEETLKMWPSIKRGEDRNIFVFQENADVMFNSTIVYELCILKKYALAELNKIDKNSTVHYEATRLKSFLNFFKEVDMNLVPGNSILREFIGGSCFYEY
- a CDS encoding DUF4363 family protein; the protein is MFTLVNYSSKLNTTCKSFMNQCNELEELVSSQSWEKAYGKSLELFNDWQDNNFVISMVINHSEIDNINIELWKLTQYVKCESEDESLASIHAVKFLLEHIMQMEKINIKNIV
- the fba gene encoding class II fructose-1,6-bisphosphate aldolase, with the protein product MALVTTKEMFKKAYEGKYAIGAFNINNMEILQGVVNAAKAANSAVILQVSAGALKYAGPKYLKAMVDAAIADTGIDVALHLDHGASLDVVKLAIESGFTSVMFDGSHYDYEENVAKTKEVVEYAHSHGVVVEAELGVLAGVEDDVQSDVHIYTDPEQAVDFVNRTGVDSLAIAIGTSHGAYKFAGEAQLRFDILEEIQSKLPEYPIVLHGASSVDPESVDTCNKYGGEIKGAKGVPADMLRKASSMAVCKINMDTDLRLAMTAGIRKVLSEDPKQFDPRKYLGEGRARIEKIVEDKIKDVLGSTDSLK
- the pssA gene encoding CDP-diacylglycerol--serine O-phosphatidyltransferase is translated as MAKIAKSAVPNAFTLGNLGCGVMSLMMTFQQNYKWAALFILIAGLMDRYDGRVARFLKVDSAIGKELDSLADLVSFGVAPSILTFHIYNFSNLGILGYLLVLMFPIAGAYRLARYNITEFDGSFSGIPITLAGMFMALYCLISLNRIGASSLTVILIITLSYLMVSNVKLKKF
- a CDS encoding DUF421 domain-containing protein gives rise to the protein MFIVLIRTIILYLLVILSMRLMGKKQIGELEPFELAITIMISELASLPMQDSRIPLLHGIVPILTLLIVQTMLSIVQLKSEKLRSIITGEPSLLIENGKINFKELKNQRFSINDMMEELRLQGYYDLQSVEYAILETSGQLSIIPKTEESPVTKKDLSLQTTQERLPVTLILDGKINRKNLKLIKKDERWLKNKLEKYNISCYDELLIAVLNSKGNLYYQKK
- a CDS encoding CBS domain-containing protein; the protein is MKVMDVMTQNVATVNRNDSVEKAAQLMSEHNVGSVPICENNKVVGVITDRDIALRSVANGSDNNIKVGDIMTSNPVIANKDMDIHDAARIMSERQIRRLPVEDNENIVGIVSLGDIAIEPKHENEAQKALSGISEQNN